From Sphingobacteriales bacterium:
CCAGTGTTCTTCCGTTACAGGCAAGGGTATCGAACTGGTTTGGGAAAAAATTTCTGAATACTTCAGCTTTATCACAGGAAACGGATATTTTGACAAAAACAGGGAGCAACAAGCTTCCTTCTGGTTTTTGGAAACTTTAAATGACGAAATAAAAAAAATGCTTTATTCTTCACCTGAAATGAAGAAAATCATTCAGGAATATCATAAAAAGGTAAGTGTCAACAAAATAAGCCCTTTCGAAGCTGCTCAGACAGTATTGAAGTTTTTCAGGGAAAAAATATATCATGAATAGCAGGTTGATTAAACAGCTTTTTTCAGGCAATGAGATTTTAAAAGGTGGGGTGATTTCCCTGTTTTTCAAGTTTTCCGGAATTTTTATCGGTTATATTTTTTTTATTATCATTTCACGCTGGTATGGTTCTGGTGTTTTGGGTATTTTTTCGGTTTGTTCAACCCTGCTGATGATGGCAGGTATTATGGGAAGATGGGGGATTGATACGCTGATAATCAAATATTTATCAGAAGACAATTTGCAGGGAAATGTCAACCAGCTCAGGTACGATTATTTTAAAGGCCTCCGGATAGTTGTTTTCTTCAGCTTGCTGATCTCTCTTCTGATATTGATTTTCAACAAACCCATTGGCCTGTTGTTTTTTAAGAACAAGGCAGAAAGCTTACTTATTTTTATTACTGCACTGACCATCATCCCTGCATCCATCATGGGATATACCGCGGAAAGTTTCAGGGGATTAAAAAAGATAATTCCTTATTCTCTCTTTCAGAATGCTTCTATTTATGTGGTGATGCTGATAATACTTTTTTTCATCCGTCAAAGGGGAAATTATAATAACTATGTAGTTCATGCCCTGTTTTTCAGCATTTTATTCCTGTCTGTTTGCTGTCTCATATATTTTATCGTGCTGCTTCCAAAAAGTTTAAATCATACTCCGGCTGAGAAAAGAAAAATATATGAGATTTTAAAAGTATCTACCCCTATGATGCTGGGCAATTCTCTTTATCTTATCATGAACTGGACTGATATTCTGATGATTGGAGCCATGCTGACAAAAAGTGATGTAGGTATTTATAATTCGGCTGTGAAAACAGCTGCTTTGGGATCGGTGGCACTTGCAGCCATGAATACAATAGGTGCTCCGAAATTTGCTGA
This genomic window contains:
- a CDS encoding flippase codes for the protein MNSRLIKQLFSGNEILKGGVISLFFKFSGIFIGYIFFIIISRWYGSGVLGIFSVCSTLLMMAGIMGRWGIDTLIIKYLSEDNLQGNVNQLRYDYFKGLRIVVFFSLLISLLILIFNKPIGLLFFKNKAESLLIFITALTIIPASIMGYTAESFRGLKKIIPYSLFQNASIYVVMLIILFFIRQRGNYNNYVVHALFFSILFLSVCCLIYFIVLLPKSLNHTPAEKRKIYEILKVSTPMMLGNSLYLIMNWTDILMIGAMLTKSDVGIYNSAVKTAALGSVALAAMNTIGAPKFAESFKKQGSEGLKYIARQTALYSLMISLPIFLLIFAFPGFVLSFFGDEFKSAIPTLIILASGQLFNTFAGSTMYILNMTGREKAGRNILFAGTIINIALNLILIPVMGISGAAVATACSTVLWNILAVVYIKRHFGFYTFPKFF